A section of the Corynebacterium tuberculostearicum genome encodes:
- a CDS encoding CYTH and CHAD domain-containing protein has product MSTQSFLEVEAKFSVAESTQLPELTRLEGVDHVADTRRHALSAIYYDTEDLRLTHAKVTLRRRTGGNDDGWHIKIPSEAGRTEIHAELGEPVDGRYEVPEELLHQVRSIIRHNELTPIAQVDNKRTEMVLADADNKPVAEFCDDHVTAFSFLPGGQQQSWREWEVELAGDLPGTEEGTQFIRRATSLLIGAGARVSSSPSKLKSALGDSYANAPLPPALVSPDVDPDSPAAAVITALQANRDKLVDYDPRVRRDEWDSVHQMRVATRELRSHLQTFHGIVVGPEIDKIEADLKELAGILGVARDAEVVEERWQKLLESEDSDTLDDSTREHIAHDMGNAYRRAHRRVIAALDSERYLELLESLDRLLADPPTADKQQDSAPAASEAEQPEEQSSAEEDAATPTESSEDSAPAADKSEHKPEKKKSKDQSADMDTVMAQHLEKAYNKLVKRHKKAVENWDNQELSLHEREDYFHDMRKAAKKLRYAAEAAGSATNLKTKRLYKACKQMQSVLGDFQDSVTSRDKLLELAESARRRGENTFGYGLLYQRERTIGLKALDDYAESFKDIKAAFKPLRKKLK; this is encoded by the coding sequence ATGTCTACACAGTCTTTTCTCGAAGTTGAAGCGAAATTCTCCGTAGCCGAGTCCACTCAGCTCCCTGAACTGACCCGCCTCGAGGGAGTTGACCACGTTGCAGACACGCGCCGCCACGCGCTTTCTGCCATCTACTACGACACCGAAGACCTCCGCCTCACCCACGCCAAGGTCACCCTCCGCCGCCGCACCGGTGGCAATGATGATGGCTGGCATATCAAGATTCCTAGCGAGGCTGGCCGCACCGAGATCCATGCCGAGCTGGGAGAGCCTGTCGATGGCCGCTACGAAGTACCTGAGGAGCTTCTCCACCAGGTTCGCTCTATTATCCGCCACAACGAACTCACCCCGATTGCGCAGGTCGATAACAAGCGCACCGAGATGGTCCTAGCGGATGCCGATAATAAGCCTGTAGCAGAGTTCTGTGATGACCACGTCACCGCTTTTTCCTTCCTTCCAGGCGGTCAGCAGCAGTCCTGGCGCGAATGGGAAGTAGAGCTCGCCGGTGACCTCCCGGGGACCGAGGAAGGCACGCAGTTCATTCGCCGTGCCACTTCCCTGCTTATCGGTGCCGGTGCGCGCGTTTCTTCCTCCCCATCCAAGCTGAAGTCCGCCCTGGGTGATTCCTACGCCAACGCCCCGCTGCCTCCGGCCCTGGTATCGCCGGATGTGGACCCAGACTCCCCTGCCGCGGCCGTCATCACCGCACTGCAAGCCAATCGCGACAAGCTAGTTGATTATGACCCTCGCGTGCGCCGCGATGAGTGGGATTCGGTTCACCAGATGCGTGTTGCCACCCGCGAACTGCGCAGCCACCTGCAGACCTTCCATGGCATCGTCGTCGGCCCAGAAATCGACAAGATTGAAGCCGATCTCAAGGAGCTTGCCGGTATTTTGGGCGTTGCTCGCGATGCGGAAGTTGTGGAAGAGCGCTGGCAGAAGCTATTGGAGTCCGAAGATTCTGACACCTTGGATGATTCCACCCGTGAGCACATTGCGCACGATATGGGCAACGCCTACCGCCGCGCGCACCGCCGCGTTATCGCAGCCCTGGATTCCGAGCGCTACCTTGAGCTGCTGGAGTCTCTCGATCGCCTGCTCGCAGACCCGCCAACGGCCGATAAGCAACAGGATTCCGCCCCGGCAGCAAGTGAGGCGGAGCAGCCGGAGGAGCAGTCCTCTGCGGAAGAGGACGCCGCTACTCCTACCGAATCCAGCGAGGACAGCGCACCCGCTGCAGACAAGTCCGAGCACAAGCCGGAGAAAAAGAAGTCCAAAGACCAGTCCGCTGACATGGACACCGTGATGGCGCAGCACCTTGAAAAGGCCTATAACAAGCTGGTCAAGCGTCATAAGAAGGCCGTGGAGAACTGGGATAACCAGGAACTGTCCCTGCATGAGCGTGAGGATTATTTCCACGATATGCGCAAGGCAGCAAAGAAGCTGCGCTATGCAGCTGAAGCAGCTGGTTCTGCCACCAACCTCAAGACCAAGCGCCTCTACAAAGCCTGCAAGCAGATGCAGTCGGTGCTCGGTGACTTCCAGGATTCCGTGACCTCGCGCGATAAGCTGCTCGAGCTGGCAGAGTCCGCTCGCCGTCGTGGGGAGAATACCTTTGGCTATGGCCTGCTCTACCAGCGCGAGCGAACCATTGGCCTAAAGGCTCTTGATGATTACGCAGAGTCTTTCAAAGACATCAAGGCCGCATTTAAGCCGCTGCGCAAGAAACTAAAGTAG
- a CDS encoding DUF2786 domain-containing protein, with protein sequence MTTHCDDLSAHVIERLITAAQQGWAPADLEHVLGPHAYPIIYRASPHVPARITSPALRKAWLQMAPPQENFIPRDKLRAIMKELIHLPRLRDTELLASGESLREDGLSDKQRKIREKVLGLLRKAESTSFEDEAEVLISKAQSLQQKYRIEDLLTSELPDLISHRVHIHPPYIKHQVSLLSTISDANGCTTLLIHDKGLACVIGAPADAAHCADLFASLNRQCDWFMRNGDGAEIARATGSTAAYRRSFRLSYAARIGELLTQANEDGIADNLRESQYCSHHAETVATQTLPALQARTDHAIDTRNRLFPNLTEMSLSMNSMHGINDGIAAADKSHFGGDSSGIGPVPEITQ encoded by the coding sequence ATGACCACCCACTGCGATGATCTTTCTGCTCACGTAATCGAACGCCTCATCACCGCCGCACAACAAGGCTGGGCGCCGGCGGACTTAGAACACGTCTTAGGTCCGCACGCCTACCCCATTATTTACCGTGCAAGCCCCCATGTGCCGGCGCGAATTACCTCCCCTGCGCTGCGCAAAGCATGGCTCCAGATGGCCCCTCCGCAGGAGAATTTCATTCCACGCGATAAGCTGCGTGCCATTATGAAAGAGCTCATTCACCTACCGAGGCTGCGCGATACCGAGCTTTTAGCCTCCGGCGAATCCTTGCGGGAGGATGGGCTTAGCGATAAGCAGCGCAAAATCCGCGAAAAGGTCTTAGGCCTTTTGCGAAAAGCGGAATCTACCAGCTTTGAGGATGAGGCCGAGGTTCTCATCTCTAAGGCGCAGTCCCTGCAGCAGAAGTATCGCATCGAGGACCTCCTTACCTCCGAGCTACCTGATCTTATTTCCCACCGCGTGCACATCCACCCGCCGTATATCAAGCACCAGGTTTCCCTATTAAGCACCATCTCTGACGCCAATGGATGCACCACTCTCCTGATTCATGACAAGGGCTTAGCCTGCGTGATTGGCGCTCCTGCCGACGCCGCCCATTGCGCCGACCTTTTTGCCTCCCTCAACCGCCAATGCGATTGGTTCATGCGCAATGGTGACGGCGCAGAAATTGCACGCGCGACGGGCTCTACCGCCGCTTATCGCCGTAGTTTCCGGCTCTCTTATGCCGCCCGCATCGGTGAATTGCTCACTCAAGCAAATGAGGATGGCATCGCAGATAACCTGCGGGAGTCTCAGTACTGCTCACACCACGCCGAGACTGTAGCTACCCAAACCCTTCCGGCACTGCAGGCGCGCACCGATCACGCCATCGATACCCGCAATCGTCTCTTCCCCAACCTGACGGAGATGTCGCTTTCGATGAACAGCATGCACGGCATCAACGATGGCATTGCCGCTGCCGATAAATCTCACTTTGGCGGCGATTCCTCCGGAATCGGTCCGGTCCCCGAAATCACGCAGTAA